One genomic segment of Clavelina lepadiformis chromosome 3, kaClaLepa1.1, whole genome shotgun sequence includes these proteins:
- the LOC143448605 gene encoding uncharacterized protein LOC143448605 yields the protein MESLIAGVQVDNDVMMKAIGNLILRELKSIRKDMKKEFIKMEEKIEELNLKQLKAEANKRMPLTEEGKTKITDEPSQDLLCLSHGNQQHPVMPDPPHTELDPSISAKQCSSRSGSFSSRVVIVKDEPLSVLEQQPSEPSQKSHRKAKKNLFENATTKSVPKKHKLAIDAVTTRSVTKKQKGFTDSCQIKSKSDQDKKESAKKHLRISFGKADLVAEMQCKLLEESETPLKYDETLNDEKFICDVCDKSFVKRRYLSIHKQLHSTIKPYTCKYCEKSLPHKYRLNRHLLTHTGDKPWPCRHLRIHTKEMPIQCPICPKRLSSGTCLKTHMRCHNGEKPWICEICEKRFRSKFSLARHQVTHTGETTEWLDGTFLYDYSTSSLMLDIINVLEELIGVSKLKESLFCKLNFTPHCSRNPCSANNKSIESAAVTEFLVFTVMDNLMEVLVLKELRLISQIDSLSQIKAAIQRLEYKIETLITLNNTGSFVEVKKQQVRCKARIPDCRENDALERSESELDGSRYFINVELSEDENNLLSETEEDPSDLRFQRNMVSAVNEYNEDDTDPVNLSLDGSDVQNENPLKCPQCERTYSRRSALLQHLQTHSSCLPFHCIYCHKSFKIKGYLTQHLLVHKTEKPFKCTIAGCDKAFKKRRKLQDHLLSHGTERNYSCHVCGKAFKIASTLAVHMKAHQDLRPYQCQQCGMAFKFKGNLKSHIRIHTGERPFECTVCKKSFAQQTTLQIHMRIHTGEKPYKCMECNQAFACHTTLRKHREKHKNGPKPFLCSICGKGLTCKHTLTEHIRLHTGEKPFKCEQCGESFRQKQPLKDHLKRHESVQ from the exons atGGAATCTTTAATAGCTGGTGTTCAAGTTGATAATGATGTTATGATGAAGGCAATAGGAAACTTGATTTTGCGAGAATTGAAATCGATTAGAAAAGATATGAAGAaggaatttataaaaatggaagaaaaaatcGAGGAATTAAATTTGAAGCAACTTAAAGCAGAAGCAAACAAAAGGATGCCATTAACCGAAGAAGGAAAAACTAAAATCACAGATGAACCAAGTCAAGATCTTCTATGTTTATCTCATGGGAATCAACAGCATCCTGTGATGCCAGATCCCCCACACACTGAGTTGGATCCCAGCATTTCGGCCAAACAGTGCTCCTCCAGATCTGGATCGTTTTCATCTCgtgttgttattgttaaagatGAGCCTTTATCAGTTCTGGAACAACAACCATCAGAACCATCACAGAAATCACatagaaaagcaaaaaagaacCTTTTCGAGAACGCTACAACCAAAAGTGTCCCCAAAAAGCATAAACTTGCCATTGATGCAGTCACAACTAGAAGTGTGACTAAAAAGCAGAAAGGTTTCACTGACTCatgtcaaataaagtcaaaaagcGATCAAGACAAGAAAgaatctgcaaaaaaacacTTAAGAATTTCTTTTGGTAAAGCTGATCTTGTTGCTGAAATGCAATGCAAGTTGCTTGAGGAAAGCGAGACACCACTAAAATACGATGAGACACTGAATGacgaaaagtttatttgcgatgtttgtgataaatcatttgTGAAGAGAAGATATCTATCTATACACAAGCAGCTACACAGCACTATTAAGCCATACACATGCAAATATTGCGAAAAATCTTTACCGCATAAATACAGACTCAATAGACATCTGCTTACGCACACTGGAGACAAACCTTGGCCGTGT CGCCATCTTCGTATACATACTAAAGAAATGCCAATCCAATGCCCAATATGTCCTAAACGGCTGTCTTCTGGAACCTGCTTAAAAACCCATATGAGATGCCACAACGGAGAAAAACCATGGATTTGTGAAATCTGTGAAAAGCGATTTCGGTCAAAGTTTTCTCTTGCCAGGCACCAAGTGACGCACACTGGTGAAACAACGGAGTGGTTAGATGGAACATTT TTGTACGACTATTCAACTTCATCCCTAATGCTTGACA ttataaatgttttagaaGAGTTAATAGGTGTAAGTAAGCTCAAGGAATCCTTGTTCTGCAAACTAAACTTTACACCACACTG CTCAAGGAATCCTTGTTCTGCAAACAATAAGTCCATAGAATCTGCTGCAGTGACtg AGTTCCTAGTGTTTACTGTTATGGATAATCTCATGgaagttttagttttaaaagaaCTGCGTTTAATTTCACAGATAGATTCTCTTTCACAAATTAAAGCAGCCATTCAGAGACTGGAATATAAAATCGAAACACTTATCACATTGAATAACACAGGAAGCTTCGTTGAAGTAAAGAAGCAACAAGTTCGATGCAAAGCAAGAATTCCTGATTGTCGTGAAAATGATGCCCTTGAAAGAAGTGAGTCTGAACTGGATGGTTCGAGATATTTCATAAATGTGGAATTGTCTGAAGACGAGAACAATTTGCTTTCAGAAACGGAGGAAGATCCGTCGGACTTGAgatttcaaagaaatatgGTTTCGGCTGTGAATGAGTACAATGAAGACGACACGGATCCTGTAAATTTGTCACTAGATGGCAGTGATGTGCAAAATGAAAACCCTTTGAAGTGTCCGCAATGTGAAAGAACATACAGCAGGCGATCAGCGCTACTGCAACACTTGCAAACCCACAGCAGTTGCTTGCCTTTCCACTGCATATACTGCCATAAGtcctttaaaataaaaggCTATTTAACGCAGCATCTCCTGGTACATAAAACTGAGAAACCATTTAAATGTACAATTGCTGGTTGTGATAAAGCTTTTAAGAAACGGCGAAAGCTTCAGGATCATTTACTCAGCCATGGGACAGAGAGAAACTATTCGTGCCATGTCTGTGGCAAAGCTTTCAAAATCGCCTCAACGTTGGCTGTTCACATGAAGGCCCATCAAGACCTACGGCCGTACCAGTGCCAACAGTGTGGCATGGCCTTTAAATTTAAAGGTAATTTGAAAAGCCACATCAGaattcacactggagagcgaccatTTGAATGCACCGTGTGTAAGAAATCCTTTGCTCAGCAAACGACATTACAGATACATATGCGAATCCACACCGGGGAGAAGCCTTACAAGTGCATGGAATGCAATCAGGCATTCGCATGCCATACAACTTTACGGAAGCATCGTGAAAAGCACAAGAACGGTCCTAAACCTTTTCTCTGTAGCATCTGTGGAAAGGGCTTGACCTGCAAACATACGTTAACAGAACACATTCGTCTGCACACGGGAGAAAAACCGTTCAAGTGTGAACAGTGCGGGGAAAGCTTTCGTCAAAAACAACCTTTGAAAGATCATCTTAAACGCCATGAAAGCGTTCAGTGA
- the LOC143449200 gene encoding uncharacterized protein LOC143449200 isoform X1, producing the protein MESLIAGVQVDNVVIMKAIGNLILRELKSIRKDMKKEFIKMEEKIEELNLKQLKAEANKRMPLTEEEKTKTTDEPSQDLPCLSHGNQQHPVMPDPPHTELDPSISAKQCSSRSGSFSSRVVIVREEPLTVLEQQPSQKSDRKTKKYLFENTTTESVQKSRNFPLMQSQLEV; encoded by the coding sequence ATGGAATCTTTAATAGCTGGTGTGCAAGTTGATAATGTTGTTATAATGAAGGCAATAGGAAACTTGATTTTGCGAGAATTGAAATCGATTAGAAAAGATATGAAGAaggaatttataaaaatggaagaaaaaatcGAGGAATTAAATTTGAAGCAACTTAAAGCAGAAGCAAACAAAAGGATGCCATTAACCGAAGAAGAAAAAACTAAAACCACAGATGAACCAAGTCAAGACCTTCCATGTTTATCTCATGGGAATCAACAGCATCCTGTGATGCCAGATCCCCCACACACTGAGTTGGATCCCAGCATCTCGGCCAAACAGTGCTCCTCCAGATCTGGATCTTTTTCATCTCGtgttgttatcgttagagAAGAGCCTTTAACAGTTCTGGAACAACAACCATCACAGAAATCTgatagaaaaacaaaaaagtaccttttcGAAAACACTACAACCGAAAGTGTCCAAAAAAGCAGAAACTTTCCATTGATGCAATCACAACTAGAAGTGTGA
- the LOC143449192 gene encoding uncharacterized protein LOC143449192 has translation MDCHPAGMQVDFLLKAISDMVSQEFKSMRQDMKIEFAKVQENMEGIVSKILEETNKAETINNPILINKTSQALDVVSDIGICIKEVYSQNASVLPPVDAIKEEPLLLQHWEDSEMDDPSMSMSNKFSHQSEIGLSAVVKTVKPQTCIEEDHSEKASIYPEFNVIQNEPLLLQQYADLPTETDDPTISISNKLPSQSEIGVKATVKTIDTRNCIKRSSDEECSYSVELFFDNSATNDKNNACKIQTQMFVGNNKEKHFFCKFCNKLFQRKANLNTHIRTHTGERPYQCNVCHKSFSANNPLKTHMRTHTGDRPYQCDVCHKSFSTSSSLKTHMRTHTGERPYQCDVCHKSFSANKDLKAHMRTHTGERPYQCDMCHKSFSQSSSLKTHVRTHTFERPYQCDVCHKSFSQSSSLKYHVRSHTGERPYQCEMCHKSFIRSYHLKNHMRTHTGERPYQCQVCHKSFTKGYNLKVHMKIHTRERPY, from the coding sequence ATGGATTGTCATCCGGCTGGTATGcaagttgattttttattgaaagcaatcagtgatatggtttcacaagaattcaaatcaatgcgacaagatatgaAGATAGAATTTGCTAAAGTGCAAGAAAATATGGAAGGTATAGTTTCAAAGATTCTggaagaaacaaacaaagctgAAACCATAAACAATCCAATACTGATTAATAAAACGTCACAAGCATTAGATGTAGTATCTGATATCGGCATTTGTATTAAAGAAGTTTATTCTCAGAATGCATCAGTTCTTCCTCCTGTTGATGCTatcaaagaagaacctttgctGTTGCAGCATTGGGAGGATTCTGAAATGGATGATCCAAGTATGTCcatgtcaaataaattttctcatCAATCAGAGATTGGATTAAGTGCCGTAGTTAAAACTGTTAAGCCCCAAACCTGTATTGAAGAAGATCATTCTGAAAAGGCATCAATTTATCCTGAATTTAATGTTATTCAAAACGAACCTTTGTTGTTGCAACAATATGCAGATTTGCCAACTGAGACTGATGACCCAACTATATCCATATCAAATAAATTACCTTCTCAATCAGAGATTGGAGTAAAAGCCACAGTTAAAACGATCGATACCAGAAACTGTATTAAAAGAAGTTCAGATGAAGAATGCAGCTATTctgtggaattgttctttgaTAATTCTGCaacaaatgataaaaacaatGCTTGCAAAATCCAGACTCAGATGTTTGTtggaaacaacaaagaaaaacattttttctgcaagttttgtaataaattattcCAACGTAAAGCAAACTTGAATACTCACATAAGaacccacactggagagcgaccttatcaatgcaatgtgtgccacaagtcattttctgCTAACAATCCTTTGAAAACTCacatgagaactcacactggagatcGACCATATCAATgtgatgtgtgccacaagtcattttccactagcagcagtttaaaaactcatatgagaacccacactggtgaacgaccttatcaatgcgatgtgtgccacaagtcattttctgCTAACAAGGATTTGAAAGCTCacatgagaactcacactggagagcgaccatATCAATGCGAtatgtgccacaagtcattttcccaaagcagcagtttaaaaactcatGTGAGAACCCACACTTttgaacgaccttatcaatgcgatgtgtgccacaagtcattttcccaaAGCAGCAGTTTAAAATATCATGTGAGAAGtcacactggtgaacgaccttatcaatgcgaaatgtgccacaagtcatttatcaGAAGCTACCATTTGAAAAaccatatgagaactcacactggagagcgaccttatcaatgccaggtgtgccacaagtcatttaccaaaGGCTACAATTTAAAAGTTCATATGAAAATCCATACTCGAGAACGACCTTATTAA
- the LOC143449215 gene encoding uncharacterized protein LOC143449215, with the protein METNLIQNQVDGNGATMTIRHLFLQEIKSVRLNVEKEFVKLEEKIEELISKHFLEETDRAEVVSNTLSYEQASGSPSIQSDVGVWDQEAYSKNSSIFAHFEKIKEEFLLDEEQSSQRFYFKKSEIFPKHVAENLSENFENNCYTSLSRSGVSDVSSNASRIDNYSLNNGFLSDQESKSFENKTNKEPCAISALENFQQPINQKGLTGKCFRETVTKVGCMNKACLQKPLHLSSKTARGQYTCEICGKEFGKRFNLNRHKRCLHPDEIDTIKCQHTCEICGKQFAKKFNLDRHKLFHTGEKPSPVEDSRTCEFCGKQFAKRFNLNRHKLFHTNEMSRTLEIV; encoded by the coding sequence ATGGAAACTAACCTGATCCAGAATCAGGTTGATGGTAATGGTGCAACAATGACAATCCGACACTTGTTCttgcaagaaataaaatcagTCAGGTTGAATGTGGAGAAagaatttgtaaaattggaagaaaaaattgaagaatTGATTTCAAAGCATTTTCTGGAAGAAACTGATAGAGCTGAAGTTGTGAGCAACACGTTATCATATGAGCAAGCATCAGGTTCACCATCTATACAATCTGATGTTGGAGTTTGGGATCAAGAAGCTTATAGTAAAAACTCATCaatttttgctcattttgaaaagattaaagaGGAATTTTTGTTAGATGAAGAACAAAGTTCGCAAcggttttactttaaaaaatcagAAATATTTCCTAAACATGTAGCTGAGAATTTGtctgaaaactttgaaaacaactGCTACACTTCTCTGAGTCGTAGTGGTGTATCGGACGTTTCAAGTAATGCTTCTAGAATTGACAATTATTCTTTGAATAATGGGTTTTTGTCAGATCAGGAGtcgaaaagttttgaaaacaaaacaaacaaagaacctTGTGCAATTAGTGCtttagaaaattttcaacagcCCATTAATCAAAAAGGTTTAACTGGGAAATGTTTCCGTGAAACCGTGACTAAGGTTGGCTGCATGAACAAGGCATGTTTACAAAAACCCTTACATCTATCGTCTAAAACTGCTAGAGGCCAGTATACCTGTGAAATCTGCGGTAAggaatttggaaaaaggttCAATCTTAACAGACATAAACGTTGTCTTCACCCAGATGAAATTGACACTATAAAATGTCAACACACTTGTGAAATTTGTGGTAAGCAGTTTGCGAAGAAGTTTAATCTTGATAGACACAAGCTGTTCCATACAGGCGAAAAGCCTAGCCCCGTAGAAGATTCACGCACTTGTGAATTCTGCGGCAAGCAGTTTGCGAAAAGATTCAATCTTAATAGACACAAGCTTTTCCACACAAATGAAATGTCTAGAACTTTGGAAATTGTTTGA
- the LOC143449220 gene encoding uncharacterized protein LOC143449220 — protein MDCHPAGMQVDVLLKSISDMVSQEFKSMRQDMKKEFVKMQESMEDVISTLLAEIKKTETMNNAIPVEESSQITVVKSEISLNIEDVYSEKAPVFPLVEVIKEEPLLLEEYEVSQTEVDDPSISMLNKFPPLSENGVNATIKIVKPQSCVARNSDEKWSDSAEIFLDKSTASKRINACKVDAQLFVKNNKKKHLSCKFCEKSFKYNTNFKDHIRTHTGERPYQCQVCHKSFSKNSSLKCHMKIHTGERRYQCQICYKSFTRNCYLQPHIRTHTGERPYQCQVCQKSFALLCTLRTHMKIHTGERPYQCMVCYKSFARKNTLQYHMRTHT, from the coding sequence ATGGATTGTCACCCAGCTGGAATGCAAGTTGatgttttgttgaaatcaaTCAGTGATATGGTTTCACAAGAGTTTAaatcaatgcgacaagatatgaaaaaggaatttgtaaaaatgcaagaaagcatggaAGATGTGATTTCAACGCTTCTTGCAGAGATAAAGaaaactgaaaccatgaacaatgcaattCCAGTTGAAGAATCATCACAAATAACAGTTGTAAAATCTGAAATCAGCCTTAATATTGAGGATGTTTATTCCGAAAAGGCACCAGTCTTTCCTCTTGTTGAAGTTatcaaagaagaacctttgctGTTGGAAGAATATGAGGTTTCACAGACTGAGGTTGATGATCCAAGTATATCCATGTTAAATAAGTTTCCTCCTCTATCGGAGAATGGAGTAAATGCCACTatcaaaattgttaaaccaCAAAGCTGTGTTGCAAGAAACTCAGATGAAAAATGGAGCGATTCTGCGGAAATTTTTCTCGATAAATCTACTGCAAGTAAAAGAATCAATGCTTGCAAAGTTGATGCTCAgttgtttgttaaaaacaacaaaaaaaagcaTTTGTCTTGCAAGTTTTGTGAGAAATCATTCAAATACAACACAAACTTCAAAGATCATATAAGaacccacactggagagcgcccttatcaatgccaggtttgtcacaaatcattttccaaaaatagcAGTTTAAAATGTCATATGAAaatccatactggagagcgccgTTACCAATGCCAGATATGTTATAAGTCATTTACCCGAAATTGTTATTTGCAACCCCAtataagaactcacactggagagcggccttatcaatgccaggtatGTCAAAAGTCATTTGCCCTTTTATGCACTTTGCGTACTCATATgaaaatccacactggagagcgtccttatcaatgtaTGGTTTGTTACAAGTCATTTGCTCGTAAGAACACTTTGCAATATCATATGAGAACCCATACTTGA
- the LOC143449186 gene encoding uncharacterized protein LOC143449186, whose amino-acid sequence MECHPAMIQVDVSLKAINDIILQEFNSMRQDLKMEFAQLQVNMEDMVSRILAETKKAETMNNAIPTEETTQTSVVDSDFGICIDGVYSEKASVLPLIDTIKEEPFLLEEYEVSQLDSYDPSISMLNKYPHQSDIGVNTTVKMVEPQTCIEEDHSEKTSTSPQFDVIKEEPLLLQKCTVSQTEMDDPSISISNKLTSQSDIAVSSTVKMVDPQNCVARNSDEKCSDSVEMFLNKSTANERINACKVDAQLLVGNNKEKHFSCNFCDKSLKCKRNLKDHIRTHTGERPYLCDVCHKSFSINSSLKSHMRTHTGERPYQCDVCHKSFTQSSNLKTHMRIHTEERPYQCDVCHKSFSISNKLKSHMRTHTGERPYQCDVCPKSFSQSNSLKDHMRIHTGERPYPCDVCHKSFTQSSSLKTHIRIHTGERPYQCNMCLKSFSDSSGLKTHMRTHTGERSYQCKICHKSFFTNGNLQAHMRTHTGERRFQCDVCHKSFNQNNRLNHHMRTHTGERPYQWHICQKSFFHKSNLRTHETIQIGK is encoded by the coding sequence ATGGAGTGTCATCCAGCCATGATTCAAGTTGATGTTTCTTTAAAGGCCATCAatgatattattttacaagaatttaaTTCAATGCGACAAGATTTGAAAATGGAATTTGCACAATTGCAAGTAAACATGGAAGATATGGTTTCAAGGATTCTTGCCGAAACAAAGAAAGCTGAAACAATGAACAATGCAATTCCAACTGAAGAAACAACGCAAACATCAGTTGTAGATTCTGACTTCGGTATTTGCATTGATGGAGTTTATTCTGAAAAGGCATCAGTTCTACCTCTTATTGACACTatcaaagaagaacctttTTTGTTGGAAGAATATGAGGTTTCACAGCTTGATTCTTATGACCCAAGTATATCCATGTTAAATAAATATCCTCATCAATCAGATATTGGAGTAAATACCACAGTTAAAATGGTTGAGCCACAAACCTGCATTGAAGAAGATCATTCTGAAAAGACATCAACTTCTCCTCAATTTGATGTTATTAAAGAGGAACCTTTGTTGTTGCAAAAATGTACAGTTTCACAGACTGAGATGGATGACCCAAGTATATCAATATCAAATAAATTAACTTCTCAATCGGATATTGCAGTAAGTTCCACCGTAAAAATGGTTGATCCACAAAACTGTGTTGCAAGAAACTCAGATGAAAAATGCAGCGATTCTGTGGAGATGTTTCTCAATAAATCTACTGCAAATGAAAGAATCAATGCTTGCAAAGTTGATGCTCAGTTGCTTGttggaaataacaaagaaaagcatttttcttgcaatttttgtgataaatcattgaaatgcaaaagaaaCTTGAAAGATCatataagaactcacacaggtgagcgaccttatctatgcgatgtgtgccacaagtcattttccattAACAGCAGTTTGAAAagtcatatgagaactcacactggagagcgaccttatcaatgcgatgtgtgccacaagtcatttacccaaagcagcaatttgaaaactcatatgagaatccacactgaagagcgaccttatcaatgcgatgtgtgccacaagtcattctCCATTAGCAACAAATTGAAAagtcatatgagaactcacactggagagcgaccttatcaatgcgatgtgtgccctAAGTCATTTTCCCAAAGCAACAGTTTAAAAgatcatatgagaatccacactggagagcgaccttatccaTGCGATGtttgccacaagtcatttacccaaagcagcagtttaaaaactcacataagaatccacactggagagcgaccttatcaatgcaatatgtgcctcaagtcattttccGATAGCAGCGgtttaaaaactcatatgagaacccacacaggtgagcgatcttatcaatgcaaaatttgtcacaagtcatttttcaCAAATGGAAACTTGCAAGCTCATATGAGGactcacactggagaacgACGttttcaatgcgatgtgtgccacaagtcatttaaccaaaacaacCGCTTAAATCATCATATGAGGactcacactggtgagcgaccttatcaatggcATATATGTCAAAAGTCATTTTTCCATAAGAGCAATTTGCGGACTCATGAAACTATTCAAATTGGAAAGTGA
- the LOC143449233 gene encoding thyroxine 5'-deiodinase-like translates to MYKDRVDFVVVYIDEIHALDGWSFEQNKFKIKTHRAIEDRLSAAEILQSLDDFSLPLIVVDTMKNEANLNHGGLPERMCVVLDGEVKYIGGIGPYNFNIEEMITYLEKIVKFSATAIFGNRNIR, encoded by the exons ATGTACAAGGACAGGGTCGATTTTGTGGTCGTCTACATCGACGAAATACATGCCCTTGACGGCTGGTCTttcgaacagaacaa GTTTAAAATAAAGACGCATCGTGCAATTGAAGATCGTTTGTCGGCGGCTGAAATTTTGCAGAGCTTGGATGACTTTTCTCTCCCGCTAATTGTGGTGGACACGATGAAGAACGAAGCAAACCTCAACCATGGAGGGTTGCCAGAGCGGATGTGCGTGGTACTAGATGGAGAAGTGAAATACATCGGCGGGATAGGACCTTACAACTTTAACATCGAAGAGATGATAacttatttggaaaaaattgtaaaattttctgCAACTGCCATATTTGGTAACAGAAATATCCGATAA
- the LOC143449200 gene encoding uncharacterized protein LOC143449200 isoform X3, whose product MPVVHKSILPLACDLQNLRLRRATASILLLGSLTVNESPIHRKPLVLLMALPKPLFRHKAASCNRPADLSQFEDPFQVIFDAGFVLSKQPRLKMDGKLFSRTCFHRAGSVFFCKELTYAKLSKTPTKELKGCF is encoded by the exons ATGCCagtagtacataaatcaattttaccgcttgcatgtgatttgcaa AATTTACGTCTTCGACGAGcgactgcatccattttgttgctgggaagcctgactgtaaacgaaagccctatccatcgcaagccattggtactgctgatggcgctaccaaaaccattgtttcgacataaagctgcaagttgcaatcgaccag cagacttgtcacagtttgaagatccttttcaagtgattttcgatgcaggcttcgtactaagcaaacaacctcgactgaaaatggatggaaaacttttttcgcgaacgtgctttcatcgcgctggtagtgttttcttttgtaaagaacttacctatgcaaagctttcgaaaacgccgaccaaggaattgaaag GTTGTTTCTAA
- the LOC143449200 gene encoding uncharacterized protein LOC143449200 isoform X2, with protein MPVVHKSILPLACDLQNLRLRRATASILLLGSLTVNESPIHRKPLVLLMALPKPLFRHKAASCNRPADLSQFEDPFQVIFDAGFVLSKQPRLKMDGKLFSRTCFHRAGSVFFCKELTYAKLSKTPTKELKGMDTACLTCYWLFLS; from the exons ATGCCagtagtacataaatcaattttaccgcttgcatgtgatttgcaa AATTTACGTCTTCGACGAGcgactgcatccattttgttgctgggaagcctgactgtaaacgaaagccctatccatcgcaagccattggtactgctgatggcgctaccaaaaccattgtttcgacataaagctgcaagttgcaatcgaccag cagacttgtcacagtttgaagatccttttcaagtgattttcgatgcaggcttcgtactaagcaaacaacctcgactgaaaatggatggaaaacttttttcgcgaacgtgctttcatcgcgctggtagtgttttcttttgtaaagaacttacctatgcaaagctttcgaaaacgccgaccaaggaattgaaaggtatggacacagcttgtctcacgtgttactggttgttcttgagttga